In the genome of Streptomyces aquilus, the window GCACTCATGAGCCGACGTACGACGAAGCTCATGTGCTGGATGTGCCCCACCTTCATCCAGGTCTCCGGGTTGCCTGACCCCTTGGTCCCCTCCCCGTCTGCACACGCCTGCAGCCAGCGCTCACCTTCACTGAACTCCGCCCCGCGGAACCCCTCGTACTCCGTGATCCAACGAGCCAACTCCCGCACCCGCTCCGCACGCGCGCGCCCTCGCATGGGCGCCCGGGCGATGAGGAAGTCGTCCGGCGTGGTGTAGCGCAGCAGGCCCCACGGCGGGCCGTAAGGATCTTTGCTGGGTGGGATGTTGGCGGCGGAGACGTGCTCCACGGAGTAGTCGCCGTACAACACTGCTCTTGGGAAAGCGGGCCTGGACCTGTGCACCAAGTGGTTGAGCTGATGGTCGTAGCGCCGCACCACATGTGTGAACTCCGCGCCGCCCTGCTCCTGGAATCGCGGGAACGCCCCGGACGCGAGCACAACCGTCCGCCACGGCAGCAACGTACCGAGCAGATCGAGCGCGGCGATCGCGCCCTTGTCCGTCTCGTCGCCTGCCGTGATCTCGCCCATGTCCAGGATGAGGTCGGTCCGCGAGGGCGGCAGACAAAGGCGGTCGACCATGCCCAGCAGCGCAGCGGAGCTGCGTTCGTCCGGTGGCTCGTCGACCAGGATCCGTATGCCGAGTCCCCGGCCGCTCTGGAACGCGAGGTCGGCGGTGTAGCGCTGGAGCGTGTGGTCCCGCTCCGGGCCGGTGACCAGTCGTAGGCCACTCCTCGTCGCCAGCCGCCACAACCCCACGGCGGACCCTCGGACCTGGCTCTCCACATGGCTGGCGTCGATCCAGCCCGGCGCCCCGTCCACCGCCGTGATGAGCCGGTCCATGAGTGGGACCAGCCAGGGTTCGAGCACCGTCCGGTCGTCATCAGGTTCCAGGGCCGGCCGCTCTCCTCGGGCCCGCTCCGGACCGACGCACGGCACGATGGTCCACAGCGGCGCGATTCGACTCCGTAATCGGGTGTCCAGCGCTTCGAAGGCCTTCCAGGCACGCGGCCGCGTCGGCAGGATCGGTACATAGATCGGCTCGATCATCGCGGCTCCCCCTCGCCCGCCGAATCCTCGATCGCCCCTGGTCACAGGGTGAGCGGGCATTCTTCGTAACGAAAGAGCGCAATTCCGGCCAGGAATGCTCCACAGCGAAACCGGAAGCACACAGGGTGAGGCGGGATTCGCGGGACGTCGTCACTGGTCCGCTATACGGTTGGGCAGAACGGTTGATCCGTACACCGACCTGGGACGAAGGAGTACGTCGTGCGGCCCACCCTGGCCGCTGCGCAGGTGCGCGGCAGTCTGACTCAGTACCTCACGACGACGTACGCCCTGACCGACCCGGACACCCGCCTCGCTCTGGAACGGTTCCTGAATCACCCCGAGACGGGGATCTTCCGGGGGCCGTATCTGCGGATCCGGACGCCGTTCCACACCGCCGACGACAGTTGGCGCCGGCATCTCGACTGGACGCCCGGCTTCCCGCCGTACCGGCATCAGGCGAAGGCGTGGGAGCGGCTCAGCACGTTGCGCGGGCCGGCACAGCCGACGCTCATCACCACCGGGACCGGGTCCGGCAAGACGGAGTCGTTCCTCGTGCCCGTGCTCGACCACTGCGCACGGGAGAAAGCCGCCGGGCGCGGGGGCGTCAAGGCCGTGCTGCTGTATCCGATGAACGCGCTCGCCACCGACCAGGCCGGGCGCATCGGCGAGTATCTGGCGCAGCCCGAGCTGGCGCAGGTCACGGCGGGCCTCTACATCGGTGACCGGCCCGACACCGACTTCCGGCGGGTCATGACGCGCCGCGAGGACATGCGGCTCTCCCCGCCGGACGTGCTGATCACCAACTACAAGATGCTCGACCTCCTGTTGCAGCGCGGCGAGGACCAACCGCTGTGGGAGGGCGCCGACATCACGTATGTGGTGCTCGACGAGTTCCACACGTACGACGGCGCACAGGGCACGGACGTGGCGATGCTGCTGCGCCGGCTCGCGACGGCGACGGGCAAGAGCCGGCCGGGGCAGCCGCTCGGGACCATCTGC includes:
- a CDS encoding beta family protein → MIEPIYVPILPTRPRAWKAFEALDTRLRSRIAPLWTIVPCVGPERARGERPALEPDDDRTVLEPWLVPLMDRLITAVDGAPGWIDASHVESQVRGSAVGLWRLATRSGLRLVTGPERDHTLQRYTADLAFQSGRGLGIRILVDEPPDERSSAALLGMVDRLCLPPSRTDLILDMGEITAGDETDKGAIAALDLLGTLLPWRTVVLASGAFPRFQEQGGAEFTHVVRRYDHQLNHLVHRSRPAFPRAVLYGDYSVEHVSAANIPPSKDPYGPPWGLLRYTTPDDFLIARAPMRGRARAERVRELARWITEYEGFRGAEFSEGERWLQACADGEGTKGSGNPETWMKVGHIQHMSFVVRRLMSAVE